In Bacteroidales bacterium, a single window of DNA contains:
- a CDS encoding HTH domain-containing protein produces MRKGFKEYSERLKRLVAIIKLKNSGNAETIAKRFDISGRQVYNDINYLKTEYNAPIVFNRSINSYEFCNTDFEIEIFEVRKSCKNN; encoded by the coding sequence ATGAGAAAAGGATTTAAGGAATATTCAGAACGACTAAAACGGCTTGTTGCTATTATAAAACTTAAAAATAGCGGTAATGCCGAAACAATAGCTAAAAGATTTGATATTAGCGGACGGCAGGTTTATAATGACATCAATTATTTAAAAACGGAATACAATGCACCTATTGTTTTTAATCGTTCCATTAATAGTTATGAGTTTTGCAATACAGATTTTGAAATTGAAATTTTTGAAGTAAGAAAAAGTTGTAAAAATAACTAA
- a CDS encoding YCF48-related protein: MKKLFALLTIVVLGVAVIFHSCKKDDKNNNENNDSNKNTTQATCSDEIQNQGETGVDCGGPCPACEHWTKQTSSVASCFYSVFFTDANTGYIAGLGGKILKTTDGGTNWSAQTVGTQHLLSIFFINANLGYIAGCGGTVLKTTNGGINWGGKQLSGGNDLTSIYFADANTGYAVGYNGTIAKTTDGGTNWSETGNPPYDRINSVYFIDANIGYIVGGYYSTLIWKTTNGGNDWTQQSGASDLASVYFTNANIGYAVGLQGQIIKTTNGGSNWTAQTSGTTNDLTSVYFIDANIGYVVGDINTTTNMGIILKTTNGGTNWTVQSSGIAKKLHSVYFINANTGCIVGDCGTILKTGN, from the coding sequence ATGAAAAAACTATTTGCATTATTAACTATAGTAGTACTGGGTGTTGCAGTTATTTTTCATTCTTGCAAAAAAGATGATAAAAACAACAATGAAAATAATGATAGTAATAAAAATACCACACAAGCTACTTGTAGCGATGAAATACAAAATCAAGGAGAGACGGGTGTTGATTGCGGCGGTCCTTGTCCTGCTTGCGAACATTGGACAAAGCAAACAAGTAGCGTGGCTTCTTGTTTTTATTCTGTTTTCTTTACCGATGCTAATACTGGATATATTGCTGGTCTTGGCGGGAAAATTCTAAAAACGACTGATGGCGGAACAAACTGGTCAGCACAAACAGTCGGAACACAACATTTATTGTCTATTTTCTTTATTAATGCTAATTTAGGATATATTGCTGGATGTGGTGGAACAGTTTTAAAAACAACAAACGGAGGTATTAATTGGGGTGGTAAACAATTAAGTGGAGGCAATGATTTAACTTCTATTTACTTTGCCGATGCGAATACAGGATATGCTGTTGGCTACAATGGAACAATTGCAAAAACAACAGACGGAGGAACCAATTGGTCAGAAACAGGTAATCCGCCTTATGATAGAATAAATTCCGTCTATTTTATTGATGCAAATATAGGATATATTGTTGGTGGTTATTACAGTACCTTAATTTGGAAAACCACTAATGGAGGCAATGATTGGACTCAACAATCCGGAGCAAGTGATTTAGCTTCCGTTTATTTTACCAATGCAAATATAGGATATGCAGTTGGGTTACAAGGGCAAATAATAAAAACCACAAACGGGGGCTCGAACTGGACAGCACAAACAAGCGGAACTACAAATGATTTAACTTCCGTTTACTTCATTGATGCTAATATAGGATATGTTGTAGGTGATATTAATACCACAACAAATATGGGAATAATTTTGAAAACCACAAACGGAGGCACTAACTGGACAGTTCAAAGTAGCGGAATCGCTAAAAAATTACATTCAGTATATTTTATCAATGCAAATACAGGTTGTATTGTAGGCGATTGTGGTACAATTTTAAAAACAGGTAATTAA